The Zalophus californianus isolate mZalCal1 chromosome 6, mZalCal1.pri.v2, whole genome shotgun sequence DNA window TGCCTATCAGGTTACTATTCTGGAGGATATGGGtttatttggaataaaaatacagtagaaaaaaatagttatCTGTTTCTCTTAACAGCTTTTCTGGCTCCAAAACCTCTCCGGTTTTAGATGGATTTGCTATGCAGGAGGAAATCTAAGGTAAGGCATTACGAGTTTCACAGTTCTTCCCTGATAGGTCACATCCTGCTAACCTAGTCAtatttgagaataattttaattatctaaGAAACTTTATTATCCAAGTTTTATATATCTGCTTCCTATAGATGAGTATCATTTTAACCTATGATACACTGAGAACAGACAAGAATTGTATCTTGCATTTACGATTTAAGacactatattaaaattaagacttGTGTTTATGGGACTATAAGGAAAATTAGATGGATATTTATAAAAACTGTTATTTTAGGAAAAGATCTAGAGTTAGAAGCACTTTCCAACTCCTTTGTAAACTGGGGAACATACAATTACTTTAGGAAGAGTTCAGTTTTTTCCCAATTGCTCTCCAGATGATGTCAAAGGCAAAAACATCCAGAGATCTTGACTTTCACCTCAGATTTTAGATGGGTTGCTTTTCAGAATTTTCCTAATCAACATCATATGAAATCCTCTAGCTGATAAAAGGCCAACATTTACATTCTTCTCAAGAGTTGaatgcatttttatgtattaacACAGATGGTATTCCAATATTTATCATACCAAACAGGAAGGAATTCATTTGCATCATCCATGTACCATACAAATGTGAagttaaaatagaattttcatcGATGGTCAACACGGTAGATTCCATGTTATGATTAATTCCAAGGATACAAATTTCTACATCTTCAGTGGAAAGCATACTCTTCAGTCATAACAACACACTCAAAGAGCTctcagtttgtctttctcttgctccttttgACTGCAAAGGGTAAAAGATTCCTGAACAAACTGCCTGCACATGGGGCACTGCTGGAAATACCGAACACAGCCGTCACACAAGCATGCGTGTCGACACGGCAGGAGCACCCAGTTCACAGTTCCGTTCTGGCAAACCACACAGTCCTTGCTGTTCTCCTCCGGAGGCTCCACTTCACTCTCGGACAGCCCGGCTTTTTCCAGCAGACTGTGCTCTCTGCTTTGTTCTTCTGGAGAAGAATTGCTGGAGGGAGTGGAATTATTATTTGCAGACATGAAAAGTTGctgaaaatcaaagagaaaaggtTAAGGATAATCACAAATgacaattcttctttttttttttttaaagattttatttatttatttgagagagagggagagggagagagggggagagggaagcagattctgtgctgagtgtggagcctgatgcaggcccaatcccacgaccccaagatcatgacctgagctgaaattaagagtcagacgcccaaccaactaagccacccaggcgcgccaacAATTACTCTTTAAATCTGGGAGTCATAAAAGCTGCTAAAAATTTGTGAGCAAACAAACCCAATAGCAAATAATAGCTAACTTCTGCGATAACTGAAAAATATTATCTCTTTATAGATGGTCATTCTTTGAAACTCTGCAAATAAAAGGATCAGAGATAAGACAACAGGGTACTTACCTTAAGATCATGAAATTGACCTTGAGCCAGGAGTAAATATTGATACAATATTCTACAGGAAAGTTTATAAGTCTTATCAGGAATATGAATTACTGACACCAtggaaatctaaaataaaaattgaataccAGTCAGTAATTAACCTCCTTACATTATTTCACAGGtatgtgaaataaaagaaaaataaaaggttgatAAATCAGAAAACTTACAATAATTGATTTAAATCATAGTCACTAAAGAGGAACCAGTTACAGAACATATTTTTGccagttatttttaattatatgcaAAGTTACAAATTTAATGCGATCCCAACAAAAATACCAATGAGTTTTTTCATAGAGTTATATGAGTTGACTCTAAAATTCTCATGTGGAAAAATAACACATAAGAATAGCTAGGAAAATACCGGAAAAAAGCTGTGGGGAGGATCAAGCCCAGTCAGATATTAAGACATAGTGCAAAGcctctaaaattaaaatagtacagGCACATGAACAGACAGGTGGCTAGAACAGAACAAACAGTCCAGAAGCAGACCCAACTATCTATACAAATATAACAAAGGTACCATCTGAAATCACTGGgcagtctttttaataaaaagtattgggacaactggatagctatttggaaaaatataaaatcagatgCATTCCTCGAGCCATATGTAAGAATAAGCTCCAAAAGCATAAGaaacttaattataaaaaataaaaccatgcaagcactagaagaaaacatgtgaATTCCTTTTACTCTCAGCATAGGGAAAGACTTTCTAACTATGATTCAAACCCAGAGGCAGATGCATTTGACtgtataaaaatttaaagcttgTATGACAAAAAGCCCCATAGGCAAAGTCAAAAGACACGTGATGAACTggaataaaatattcacaatatccctaatttatgaaaaacttttaaatactgaaaaaaagtaACCAAAAATCCTATtagaaaatgggccaaagatatgaacagacaattcacacaaaattataaacatgGTCCTTAGCCATATCAAAAGATGTTCATTTCACTCACAAGAtaataaacacaaattaaaacttcATTGAGATATCACTTCGCACTAGTGGATTAATAGATTTCAAACATTTATCAATATAATCTATGGAGAAATAGTCActttcatatattgctggtggaaatgtataaaaaagaaaaaaagttacaacTCCAAGGATATAACCCCAATGGAGGGGAATTTGATAATAGGTATCAAAATGACATACCTTTACCCTGCAATCATACAACTTCAccaatatgaaaatacatatgcatagGTTATTCAGTGCAAAATTATTTGTTACTGCAGAATACTGGAAATTACCTGAATGTCCAGCCACAGGAGACTGACTAAATAACTATGGTACCTATACATTCTACATACCATCGAATGCTACACAGTCATTGAAAAACAATGTGAGGAAGAGCTCTATGAACTGATCTGGAGTGATTTCCAGAGACATTATGAagtgaaaaaaacaggaaaatgcaCAGTATATATAGTGTGATACCTTTTgagtaagaaagaagagaaaataagaaatatatacatcTGTATCTTCTCATCATTACAATAAGATGTTGGAAGGATAAACCAGAAAACAATAAACTTGGTTATCTACAAGAATTGGGGTGTATAAGAagggggagcacctggctggggtggagcatataactcttgatctcagggttgtgagtctgaccttcatgttgggtgtggagattacttaaaagtaaaaccgtaaaaaaaaaaaaaaaaaggcattgtggGAGGAGATGTGAGCAACATCTGAGTATACTTCCTCTTCATGCATTTTTTTGACTTAGGAGAACTAATCCAAGTAATTTATGGACACAGAATTTGACTATAAACTCTGGggcagaaaataaggaaagggcAGTGGAGcaccaaaataattaaattcagtaATGAATTATAAATCACTGGGGGAAAAATGGAATTTGTGAGGCCATAtggataataaataaacaaagaaataaagggaggTCTATTGTTTATAGTAGAATCCTGAAGACTGGCTGAAGGGCTGGAATTGgaaaataatcattttgcaacCATCATGGTAAAGATAAAATCTGTTAAGAATTATCAGTGGATATTAAATCCAGGGGGGCAAATTTTCATAAAGACTGGGATTTTGCATGGTCTTAAAAGTGCCCCCCCCCAATTGCTTATTATTTGcaagggaggggaaaaaacagaacagaggagAAATGAGATGCCACCTTGCTGAGagatcaaaattaacatcaccaaTAAGGGGAAAGAACCGCACGTGCCTCCAAAGAggaggagtcccgggatcgagtcccacatcgggctccctgctcggcagggagtctgcttctccctctgaccctcccccccctcatgctctctctctctcattctctctctcaaataaataaataaaatcttaaaaaaaaacaacaatcccTGCTTCTACCTAAAATGACAAACTGACTACACTATCAAAGTGTAATTTTTACTGTTAGAACAGGAATGgtagagtttaatttttttttctttagatttagaCTCTGACCCCcagataaaatattgaaaaaccaAATGctcagtttgctttttaaaattaagaataggGAACATTAATACAAACTATGCTAACAAATATGCTTTATTTCCAATATGAGCCCAAATCTGAGTGATAAGAGATGGAGAAGcaagattaacaggaaaaaagagagggagccTGCTGATGAGAAGAAAAGACCCAGAGAAGGAGAcgttaaaaggaaaagagaaaatgcctATTAAACCCCCCTGAGGGCCGGCCACCCCAGCTCCCCCGTGGGAATGCATCTCCCACAAGTACAGCTGGGCCATATAGTCTTTGTTCCAGTTGGATCTGGAGGCTGAGAGCAAATCTTTCCCTGTTTATGATGCCATTGACTTATACACTGGAAAGtggttaaaacagtaaattttatgttatacatattttaacacaCACCTCTGTTCAGACTGAGGAAGAAagttagaaaacaaagaatactCTGAGTTCCTTAAATAGATAGAGATCACCATCAGTGAGGGGGAAAGAAGCCAaaaggggaggctgggaggaaggtGACAGATCTGACCTTTTCTGTTTTgaatgagaggaaggaaggaagggagctcAGAAGACACGGGTGACACAGTGGTGACAGAAGGGTTACCTTGCTGGGATAGGCGGGGTAAAGAACGGAGGCTGGAAATATGAAACACCAGCCTAACAGTTCTTATTTATCTTCAACTGAACAGGgtgagggggaagaggggaggagggggaagaaaccAGATCTCTCATATGCGCTTCTCATGCACAAGTAACTGACCTGCTGTCAAGTTCTATGAGGCTCAGTAACATTGCTTGGTATGActttgggttgttgtttttttgttttgttttgtttttcacttattatgcttattgagcacctataGTGTTCTAAGCACTGTGTTAGGTGCTGGAAGCATACTGTTTTTAGTAtgacttatttggaaaaaaacaaattgactTCAGTTGAATGGAACTTCAATTTGGTAAGATTAAAACCTCAAACTGTATGAGCAGGGTCTAGATTTCTCAATAAGGGTCTGCAATTTCCAAATGCATGAAAATGTACACTTGTTTCGAGGAgatatccctttaaaaaaaatttttttttaaggtactggcacaaagtaCAGAGGCTTACTGGTTCCATCTCTTCCTGAATGACTGGGAGTTTTCTTCAGACTCCCATTTCAGTCTTTATAAGGAGAGTATTTGCCCTAACACACAAGGTTGTTGGAAGGAATAAACAAGTTAATGTTAGCCAATGTACTGTATATATTACAAAGTATCGTAAAAATGTTACCATatcattaataataaacatatcgATATCACGCACTTCAGAATAGTAAATTGGGCATGAGGGCATTCTTACCATGAGACAGTTTCACCAAAAGTTTATTTCATGTATATGCTTCTACCATACTCAGAGGTACGTCAGGGCTCAGGTCCTCTTAGATCCCTAAGATGCTTTTATCTTACTAATAGGAACAAACTACCAGACTAACAAAATAATGAGCACATAATGAGAAAAGGAGATCACTACAATTACTGAAAATACAGGGATCAAATACATAGAAGATGTAGGTGCGGCAGGGGCTATGATGGAAACAAGGCGATCTGCAAGCATGTAAAGAAAAGAGGGAATATGGTCTTAAAGTGGAGCACTTCAGATGATTACAATGCTTATTCACTCAGTGTTAAAAATGCTAAGAATAAACATGCTTCCCAAGACATTTTCTATCTAGCAAATATGACAGAATACAGAATGATAAAATTAACTTAATTCAACTATAATAtaccttttgttttctaaataatatattcttgTAACTCATATGAAAAAAAGTCATACTCTGAAGGAGCTGTTACATGTATGATCATCATACAGGTGTACTTCCCAGGTATTCCTTCTTCAAGAAAAATGTGTCTGGGCCAAATGTAGatcctcagaaattaaaaataaaactgttcctaTTCACCAAATAATTATGACCCATCATCCAAATCACTTAAAGGAATGCTTCCAGAATTTTAAAGTTACTTACAATATCATAAATGTCTCGGTCATCCTCATCAGCTAGGGTCAACAGTGCTACCAATGGATAGCGAGATCTGGGCACTGTACCAAAGTCTTCAATTTTAGTATCTCTTGGTAACTGgcaatatatttcttctttgctgtCCTTTTTAATACTTTGTGAAAATGTAAAGGTAAATTGCCACTATAACCCAAAATACAGTAATACACCAAAGGTGATCAATAATAACTGagcaaatactttattttatccATAAAAAAGTCTAAAGTCTAAAATTTTCATTGGTTAATGgatatatcagataaaaggaTACAAATACTGTTCTTGATAGAGGTATTCACTATACAGAGCATCTTCCAGGGCTTGGGGAGTGCTTATTCGGAAGCAATAGAAGTGCTTCTGCAGAGCTTCATATAATTTTTGAACACTGCACCCCCAGTAGCATGTCAGGAGGCTATCTTCAAGGCAATCTGTTGTCAAAGTTATGCCAGCtgtagaaaacaaagaagaaaagaagacaaagagaagaaaattacctAATGTAATTTCTCATGCAATTATACACACTGAATAACAAAAGCTTCCTTTTGGAGGCTGGCCCGGCTGATGGCAGTTAAAGGAACTCATTAAAGGGCACGTGCCTGTAAATGAAGGAACTGGTCCCTAAACAAGTGATAGAAAAACCTCAACATCTACACAATTTTGAAGCACTATCAGTAAACTCTTATTTATACATTTACACTTGGAAATTATCAAGttagttttttgtgtgtgatttagAGACTCCTCCCGCATAgagtttaaaaactgaaatatagtTCACTATCGATAACCTACTGCTCTAATAGCATATATAATCTTAACTACAAGAAATAGTAGAGCTGTCTCCAAAAGTGGATATACACAACCTTGTAACTGTAAGAAACAGAGCAGGACTGTCTCTGAAAGTGGATACACATAACTAATGGGGTCCAAAGATGATCACTGgagtagaaaaaaatatgaaaaagaaatcaagccTAACTAATATTAATATACACATTGACAACATTAATATATACTCTTGTCACACAGTTAATGTCCCACATAATATGCAAAACATCCCAAGGAAAGAGCAGGGATTCCAAAACATGAAGGGCTTAATAGCAAtgccctcattcatttatttgctttcagcataataaaacatattataattTGAGTAAACCTGattaagtggaaaaataaattataagtgGACATacaaattatattgttttatctatttattaaacACTCACATTGGACATACTACTAGCATCCATACGGTTTTTCCCCTTGCTCATAGCAGTTGTAGCAATATTAAGTTCAAGGGCAGCAATATCTAGGGTCTTATACTGCTGGCAGTGGAAACTGTAGCCTCTGGTGCTCAGTGGTAGTGGTGGACTTGCAAGACCAAAAGTACATGGTCTGGGGCATTGTTCCTGGCTGAACAGCCTTGGTCTCTGATTCTGGGTCTCCAAACCTATTGGCAATTCTGTAAGTTACCCAGTACCCTTTGACTGGAGTCATTTCTGTTACTTGCTAATAGGAATTCTGATGGATACattatgtagttttaaaaaggtgatcaatggggtggctgggtggctcaatcagttgggcatctgactcttgatttcagctcaggtcatgctctcagggttgtgggatggagccctgaatcaggctctgcactcagcggggagtctgcttgagattccctctctccctctccctctgccactgcccaccgcactcactctctctctctgtaaaataaataaataaatcttttaaaaaatatataaatcatccctttacaagaataaaatgaaaaggtgatCAAGAGCATGTGTTGGAAGGATATACACAAACACAAGCAGATGCTCTACAGGATAccaaaaattcagtttcttactTTTCTTCCCCATAATTAGTAGTATGTGCATAGAGTTTCAGATTTGGAGTATGCATAGTAGCAGCAACATAGGATAATTTCCAATCATAGTTCAGCAAAACTTTTAATCGGCAGGAACATTGCATAGGTAATTGGAACAGAATTTGATTTCAAAGTTTTATATGATTCCAATCATCAGGTATTACTCAAGAATGGGAAATTTaattagctattatttttcagTTAGCTATTAAATAGCCAAAGAAAACCACTCCAtcaatacaaatttaaatatatatttatatatatttaatatacaattgttatattaatttatacatatattaaaacatatatcAATATGTCATGTtcatatatactatttatattatattacataacaatgtttatatatttaaagttaatatatagggcgcctgggtggctcagttggttaagcgactgccttcggctcaggtcatgatcctggagtcccgggatcgagtcccacatcgggctccctgctcagcagggagtctgcttctccctctgacccttccccctctcatgtgctctctctctctctctctctctctcgaataaataaataaaaaaaaaaaaaaaaaaaaaaaaaaaaaaaaaataaagttaatatatatattaaaaatcatatgtCCTTTTTTCTATGAACCATACAACATGAGGTAAGGAAAAAAGCTGACATAGAtacaaaagggagaaatagaaaaggcacataaaagaaagtagaaaaagaaaaaaaggaacccagAAAATGATTTCTTAATATTCTTGGCAGAAATGTGTAAATGTGAAAAGATGTTATGTATGGAGCTCTAGTTATATCAAAATGCTGGAATctacccaaatgtccaacaataggagattaaatgaatgaaatgtggAGTGTTCTATAATGAAGTATTATGGAGCTCTTAAAAAAGAACTGAGGCATGGCAAAATATCAGCATATACTACTTGGGAATGATCttcagaatatatacaaatgaaaaaggCAAGATGGAGGCAAGTATACAGCATACTCCTGTTTATCTCACAGGAGAGGATATCCATATCTACGTGTTTGTTTACACTAAAAAATAACCATGGAAGGATAAGCCCTAAAACATGTAAAACTACCCAGTTTATTTGCTTTGTAAAAAGCATCAGAGTTCCAGAGATTCAGAGCTGCATAAAAGGTCTGTTTACAGACTGCATATACGTGACTGAAGTGGGGAGCGTGTCAAAGACTACTGATAACTGGATATTAATCAGACTTCAACAGAGTATGtctctgaaattaatattataagtTAATGAGAAGGGAGAATACAATCAATAAATTCTACTCTCCATTATCTCTCCTACACTTGTCCATGACATAGACTGAGAAGACAATGTGTTGATTTACACTAACTGATGACAGTTCAAATCCCCCAGGCAAAACtgttctcccttttgtttttcctacttcTTCTGCAGACAGTTCTCATTCTTACATTTTCTCAGTCTTCTACAATTCAATGCAAACACAATACCATCTCAGATCGAGAGCAATAGCAGACTTGGAACACAGCCTTAAACTAGAAAAGCCAGAATCGAAGTTAACTGAAGCAGCATGGGGGTGATTTCCCTCAACCTGCCCTTATGTGCCTTGCTGTAACAGCCAAATGAAGCCCCCCATAAGAGACAGCCTTgcaaaaaattgcaaaaaattaGGATTACAGTCAATGAGTTGagccattaaaaaaaggagaaacaatggGGCTGAAAAGCCACAAACTTTCTTGAGGAGAGTCCCTGAGAAAGATGAACTAATGTACAAGGTGATCATGCATGAGGATAATAAATCTAGAATACTGGGAGATGAAAATTTTACATTGTAGAGAATAGAGGTTCACAAATTCCTCCGAAAATGCTATGTGTGTCATTTTGTCTAACGCTTTTACCTTTGTTAGGTCTCACCAGGGTGAATAAGCCAAAATATAAGGAAGCTGTTACAAAGGGACAGGAGAATTTCTGAACCAGTTGAATTAAACTCAACTAGCACATCCTGAGTACCTCCTTCCAATTCATTAGAGCCTTTTACACTGGGGACATGGAAACATCATAAATCCAAATCCTGTATCACCacataacaacaaaagaaatcccAACAAGCCACCCATAGTAAAGAGGACTAAATGACTAAGATTAAAACTGATTCTCTTGCTCATTTTCGAGTAAATCAGGTCTTTAGatatttcccttccctccctacATGCCAGGCACCTTGGGTACAGTGGTGAAAAAAgacctggatttttatttttttttttaagattttatttatttatttgagagagagagaatgagagaaagaacatgagaggggttagggtcagagggagaagcagactccctgccaagcagggagtctgatgcgggacttgatccagggactccaggatcatgacctgagccaaaggcagtcgcttaaccaactgagccacccaggcgcccaagacctGGATTTTTAAACTATCTACACATCAAAggaaataaccttttaaaatgtcacaattagtgcttagaatattatttaaaatgcctGGTTAGACATCTTTAACGATATCCACTGTTCCACAgtttaaacaaatgaattttattcTGCCAAATATaattcccatcaaaatccttctccttatttacccaaagaagataACGAATGATAGGcactggtatttattttatttttttaaagatttttatttatttgagagagagagagagaaagagagagaggaagtatggggggaagggcagaggaagagggaaaagcagactccccactgagcagggagcccaacttggggcttgatcccaggaccctgagatcatgacctgagctgaaggtagatgcctaaccgactgagccacccaggcgccccagcactcgtattttaaaaattaaaatacttcaaTAAGCATGCTATAAATCCACAcgtttaaaaatctttttgtgtACTTTGGTAATGGTACTGTTGCTTGGCAGCTAAGAGGTCTTCTACTTACtggatatcttttcatttgcttcgAACATTTATAGGGATGCAAGGGGGACAATTTTTGATACTATTTCTGCCTGAAAGGAAGACTGGTGGATTTCCTCACACTTTCTAGCTCACAAGTATCCTGTGTTTGCTcacaatttttcagtttttcagcaTTTCCCGGCTTGTGGAACTATGTAGCAGGAAGGACACCTTTGTACTGGCAGCTCTTTGTATTGGCAGTCCTACTCAAGACCCCAATGTGGCAGAAGGTCCAAGACCTGACCACAGAGGTCAGAGGTCACTAAGCTACCACTGTTCTGTACATTTTAATTAGGCATGTTTTCTAAACAGGTTAATTTTCTCTGTCATGTCTTGAAATTTGGTCTTCCCAAGTGAAAAATGTCAGAATGAACCCCTTATCTACCATTAGAGGGTAAAAAAAAGAGGTCCTTGGTTCTCTTCAAGTCATAGGGTGATAGTATAGCATTTACAGCTAAGGAAGAATAAGAAACTTTGTACTTCTTCATTATGAATTAGTATTTACTTAAGGTTGATAATCCCTATTGACTaagtacattgatttttttttaaagattttatttatttatttatttatttatttatttatttatttatagagcgCATgtcagcaggaggagggg harbors:
- the CGRRF1 gene encoding cell growth regulator with RING finger domain protein 1 gives rise to the protein MAAVFLVTLYEYSPLFYIAVVFTCFIVTTGLVLGWFGWDVPVILRNSEETQFNTRVFKKQMRQVKNPFGLEITNPSSASITTGITLTTDCLEDSLLTCYWGCSVQKLYEALQKHFYCFRISTPQALEDALYSEYLYQEQYFIKKDSKEEIYCQLPRDTKIEDFGTVPRSRYPLVALLTLADEDDRDIYDIISMVSVIHIPDKTYKLSCRILYQYLLLAQGQFHDLKQLFMSANNNSTPSSNSSPEEQSREHSLLEKAGLSESEVEPPEENSKDCVVCQNGTVNWVLLPCRHACLCDGCVRYFQQCPMCRQFVQESFTLCSQKEQEKDKLRAL